One genomic region from Thermodesulfobacteriota bacterium encodes:
- a CDS encoding CTP synthase gives MSPKAKFIFITGGVLSSLGKGLAAASIGALLESRGLRITIQKLDPYINVDPGTMNPFQHGEVFVTDDGAETDLDLGHYERYTRARLDHNSNYTTGRIYYSVITKERRGEYLGGTVQVIPHITDEIKQSILAVAHDVDVVIVEIGGTVGDIEGLPFLEAIRQFKQDVGKENVLYIHLTYVPYIKAAGEVKTKPTQHSVKELREIGIQPDILLCRTEQFLTRDLKAKIALFCNVEEDAVITAKDVESIYEVPCVFHKEGLDDKIIEKLNIWTRAPRLKDWEDLVHRLKHPEFTVRIAIVGKYVGLKESYKSLNEALVHGGLANRAGVDLVYIRSDEVGEDDLKDSLAEVDGILVPGGFGARGIEGKIAAIRYARENKIPFLGICLGMQLAVVEFARNAAGLSGAHSTEFDTETPYPVIYLMKEWYDFRTQQVQVRDEGSQKGGTMRLGAYPCRLANDSLAFAAYHTGEISERHRHRYEFNNLYREVLEKTGMRITGLSPDGELVEIIELSDHPWFLACQFHPEFKSRPMSPHPLFGAFIRAALEQRQVVAERQRKVVGK, from the coding sequence ATGTCTCCTAAGGCAAAATTCATTTTTATTACGGGCGGAGTTTTATCTTCCCTCGGCAAGGGCCTGGCCGCTGCCTCCATCGGGGCGCTCCTTGAAAGCCGCGGCCTCAGGATAACCATCCAGAAGCTGGATCCCTATATCAACGTTGATCCCGGCACCATGAATCCCTTCCAGCATGGCGAGGTTTTCGTCACAGATGACGGAGCCGAGACAGACCTCGATCTGGGCCATTACGAACGCTACACCCGCGCCAGACTCGATCATAACAGCAACTATACCACCGGACGAATCTATTATTCAGTAATCACCAAGGAACGCCGGGGTGAGTACCTGGGCGGCACCGTACAGGTTATACCCCATATTACGGATGAGATTAAGCAAAGCATATTAGCGGTTGCCCATGACGTAGATGTGGTCATCGTCGAGATCGGAGGCACCGTAGGTGATATAGAAGGCCTGCCCTTTCTGGAGGCCATCCGGCAATTTAAGCAGGATGTGGGAAAGGAAAATGTGCTTTATATACACCTTACGTATGTCCCTTATATCAAGGCTGCCGGTGAAGTCAAGACCAAACCCACCCAGCATAGCGTAAAGGAACTGCGTGAAATAGGTATTCAACCGGACATCCTCCTCTGCCGTACCGAGCAGTTTCTAACCAGGGATCTTAAGGCCAAGATAGCCCTTTTCTGTAATGTAGAGGAAGATGCGGTAATAACCGCCAAAGATGTAGAAAGCATCTACGAGGTGCCGTGTGTCTTTCACAAGGAAGGTCTTGACGACAAGATAATAGAAAAGTTGAATATCTGGACCAGGGCCCCGCGGTTAAAAGATTGGGAGGACCTGGTCCATCGGCTAAAACACCCGGAATTTACGGTGCGCATTGCTATTGTGGGTAAATATGTCGGCCTCAAAGAGTCATACAAGAGCTTAAATGAGGCCCTGGTTCATGGCGGGCTGGCCAATCGCGCCGGCGTAGATCTGGTTTATATACGTTCGGATGAAGTAGGTGAAGACGACCTAAAAGATTCGCTGGCGGAGGTAGATGGGATATTGGTTCCGGGAGGGTTTGGCGCACGCGGCATAGAAGGTAAGATCGCCGCCATCCGTTACGCCCGGGAGAATAAGATTCCCTTTTTGGGTATATGCCTCGGGATGCAGCTTGCGGTGGTGGAATTTGCCCGCAACGCCGCCGGCCTTTCCGGGGCACACAGTACAGAATTTGATACCGAGACCCCCTATCCGGTCATCTATCTGATGAAGGAATGGTACGACTTCCGCACCCAGCAGGTTCAGGTCCGGGATGAAGGCAGTCAGAAGGGGGGGACCATGCGTCTGGGGGCCTACCCCTGCCGCCTGGCCAATGATTCTCTGGCCTTTGCCGCCTACCACACCGGGGAAATTTCCGAGCGCCATCGTCACCGTTATGAGTTCAATAATCTGTACCGGGAAGTCCTGGAAAAGACCGGCATGAGGATAACCGGCCTTTCGCCGGACGGAGAACTGGTTGAAATAATAGAGCTTTCTGACCATCCATGGTTTCTGGCCTGTCAGTTTCACCCGGAATTCAAGTCACGCCCCATGTCTCCCCACCCGCTGTTCGGGGCCTTTATCAGGGCCGCATTAGAACAGAGGCAGGTGGTGGCCGAACGACAAAGAAAAGTTGTTGGAAAATGA
- the kdsA gene encoding 3-deoxy-8-phosphooctulonate synthase, whose amino-acid sequence MIPELAIGPIKVGGVNPPLLIGGPCVLESAESALHIADTLQESAHRHGFSYIFKASYDKANRTSLHSYRGPGLEKGLEMLARIKNRAGVLILSDVHSRAEVAPAAEVLDVLQIPAFLCRQTDLVLEAAATMKPLNIKKGQFLAPWDIGQIVEKAKSTGNSRILLTERGTSFGYNNLVVDMRSLVIMHQCGLPVIFDATHSVQLPGGSGTCSGGQREFIPHLCRAALAVGVEGIFMEVHADPDRALCDGPNSWPLDKVDELLAGLMRIYNAMRDLRFDGFVKSKNYRRGRRER is encoded by the coding sequence ATGATACCGGAACTGGCTATTGGACCGATTAAGGTAGGAGGCGTCAACCCCCCTCTGTTAATTGGAGGGCCATGTGTCTTGGAGTCAGCAGAGTCTGCCCTGCATATAGCCGATACCTTGCAAGAAAGCGCCCATCGCCATGGTTTTTCTTACATATTCAAGGCGTCTTATGATAAGGCGAACCGCACCTCGCTGCATTCTTATAGAGGGCCTGGTTTAGAAAAGGGTCTGGAAATGCTGGCCAGGATCAAAAATAGGGCGGGGGTTTTGATCCTTTCCGATGTGCATAGCCGCGCGGAAGTAGCCCCTGCTGCTGAAGTATTAGACGTCCTCCAGATTCCCGCTTTTCTCTGCCGGCAGACAGACCTGGTGCTGGAAGCGGCGGCTACCATGAAACCCCTAAATATTAAAAAGGGGCAGTTTCTGGCCCCATGGGACATCGGGCAGATAGTAGAAAAGGCTAAATCCACCGGTAACTCGCGCATCTTGCTTACAGAGAGAGGGACTTCATTCGGCTATAATAACCTGGTGGTGGATATGCGCTCTCTGGTTATCATGCATCAGTGTGGCCTGCCGGTCATCTTTGACGCCACACATAGTGTACAGCTTCCTGGCGGAAGCGGTACATGCTCCGGCGGTCAAAGGGAGTTTATTCCTCATTTGTGCCGGGCGGCCCTGGCCGTAGGGGTGGAGGGCATATTTATGGAGGTACATGCGGACCCTGACCGGGCACTGTGCGACGGCCCTAATTCCTGGCCCCTGGATAAGGTAGATGAATTACTGGCAGGGCTCATGCGGATATATAACGCTATGCGGGATCTCAGGTTTGACGGCTTCGTAAAAAGTAAAAATTACCGCAGAGGCCGCCGAGAACGCTGA
- a CDS encoding HAD-IIIA family hydrolase, protein MKTEISKRLSAKARQVRVLLLDVDGVLTDGRITYNDRGEEIKSFHVRDGLGIKLLQRCGIEVAILTSRISEALLHRCRELKIETVLQGMEPKLAAYEWLLHNKGLVDSQVAYIGDDWVDIQILKRAGLPVAVKNADKGVMAYVDYVTQQDGGQGAVREVCELILEAKELKKKVLVAFT, encoded by the coding sequence ATGAAAACGGAGATTTCAAAGAGGCTTTCGGCTAAGGCGAGACAGGTCAGGGTCTTGCTTCTGGATGTGGATGGCGTCTTGACCGATGGGAGGATTACCTATAATGACCGCGGTGAAGAGATAAAATCCTTCCATGTACGCGATGGTCTTGGTATAAAGTTGCTACAGCGGTGTGGAATAGAAGTGGCCATTCTGACCAGCCGAATCTCTGAGGCGCTGCTCCATCGGTGCAGGGAACTCAAGATTGAGACCGTACTGCAGGGTATGGAACCCAAATTAGCCGCCTATGAATGGCTTCTCCATAATAAAGGATTGGTGGACAGCCAGGTAGCTTATATCGGCGATGATTGGGTCGACATACAGATATTGAAGCGCGCGGGATTGCCTGTAGCAGTGAAAAATGCCGACAAAGGAGTAATGGCATACGTTGACTACGTAACTCAACAAGATGGGGGCCAGGGAGCGGTACGAGAGGTATGCGAGTTGATTTTAGAGGCTAAGGAACTTAAGAAAAAGGTGCTGGTGGCTTTTACTTAG
- the lptC gene encoding LPS export ABC transporter periplasmic protein LptC: MLATVIILAIGFFLMWPRTRRADYPPDMPKWFLNSEQRDADLKMENVEYTNNRDGRDEWVLYARFARYFKGEEEVLLDSVRTNFFLKSGKTVTVSGEHGTYDTQSKDIDLWGHVSAIDSDGGRFYTNAITYNSKERVLRTPEEVTVLGSKIDLKGTGLLYELNTGKMSVLKEVRVVTQKNLK; encoded by the coding sequence GTGTTGGCCACTGTAATTATTCTGGCAATCGGATTTTTTTTAATGTGGCCACGGACCCGGCGAGCAGATTACCCTCCAGATATGCCTAAATGGTTTCTTAACTCGGAACAAAGGGATGCCGATCTTAAAATGGAGAACGTTGAGTATACAAATAATCGGGATGGAAGGGATGAATGGGTACTCTATGCCAGGTTTGCCCGGTACTTTAAAGGGGAAGAAGAGGTCCTGTTGGATAGCGTGCGGACAAATTTTTTCTTAAAGAGCGGCAAGACGGTAACCGTATCCGGTGAACACGGCACCTACGATACTCAATCTAAGGACATCGACCTTTGGGGCCACGTTTCAGCGATAGATTCGGACGGAGGACGTTTTTACACCAACGCTATCACTTATAATAGCAAAGAGCGTGTGCTCCGCACACCGGAAGAAGTAACCGTCCTCGGTTCAAAGATTGACCTGAAAGGTACGGGTTTGCTTTATGAACTGAATACCGGTAAGATGTCTGTGCTGAAAGAGGTACGGGTAGTTACACAAAAAAATTTAAAATAA
- the lptA gene encoding lipopolysaccharide transport periplasmic protein LptA: MDLKGCFLLFKMFLVCTLAFFALSTASYATETPNRKAVPIHIKATRLDSYNKENKIIFTGDVIAKKAELTIYADQMTVFYRKAEGKEGSQGEGGDQVEKIFAKGHVKITKGKRIATGDEAVYYEAEQNVILTGDPKVWEGNSMIKGSKITVFLDEDRSIVESREENRVEAIVYPEK, encoded by the coding sequence ATGGATTTAAAAGGTTGTTTTCTTCTTTTTAAAATGTTTTTAGTGTGCACCCTGGCATTCTTTGCCCTGAGCACGGCTTCGTATGCCACGGAGACCCCGAATCGAAAGGCCGTACCTATACATATTAAGGCCACCCGGCTGGATTCATACAATAAAGAAAATAAAATTATATTTACCGGTGATGTTATAGCTAAAAAGGCCGAATTGACTATCTATGCCGACCAGATGACTGTCTTTTACCGCAAGGCCGAGGGAAAAGAGGGTAGCCAGGGAGAAGGTGGAGACCAGGTGGAAAAGATTTTTGCCAAGGGACATGTCAAGATTACAAAAGGCAAACGTATTGCCACTGGCGACGAAGCGGTTTATTATGAGGCCGAACAGAATGTTATCCTGACCGGTGACCCAAAGGTCTGGGAAGGTAACAGCATGATTAAGGGCAGCAAGATTACCGTCTTCCTGGACGAAGACCGCAGTATAGTAGAAAGCCGGGAAGAAAATAGGGTTGAGGCTATAGTTTACCCGGAAAAATGA
- the lptB gene encoding LPS export ABC transporter ATP-binding protein codes for MGTLVANNLVKSYRQRRVVDHISIRVESGSIIGLLGPNGAGKTTTFYMIAGLIKPDEGQVVLNGEDLTQYPMYQRARRGITYLAQEPSVFRKLTVEENILAVLETMKLPQEERRARLRSLLEELKIEHLARHKAYSLSGGERRRLEILRALAIQPSFILLDEPFAGIDPLAVSDLQAIVRQLKEKGLGILISDHNVRETLSVCDWAYILTEGRILEAGDSQHIAASEVARKIYLGEQFTL; via the coding sequence ATGGGTACCCTTGTCGCTAATAACTTGGTCAAATCTTACCGCCAGCGCCGGGTCGTGGATCACATCAGTATCAGGGTCGAATCCGGCTCAATAATCGGCCTGCTTGGACCCAATGGAGCAGGGAAGACAACGACTTTCTACATGATTGCGGGTCTGATCAAGCCGGATGAAGGGCAAGTGGTCTTGAATGGCGAAGACTTGACCCAGTATCCCATGTATCAGAGGGCCCGTCGCGGCATCACCTACCTGGCACAGGAACCGTCTGTCTTTCGTAAGCTTACAGTTGAGGAAAACATATTAGCTGTGCTGGAAACGATGAAGCTGCCCCAGGAGGAAAGAAGGGCCCGCTTAAGAAGCCTGTTGGAAGAGCTAAAAATCGAACATCTGGCCAGGCACAAAGCCTACTCACTTTCCGGTGGAGAGCGGAGACGGCTTGAGATACTGCGCGCGCTGGCTATTCAGCCATCGTTTATTTTACTTGACGAACCATTCGCGGGCATAGATCCCCTGGCCGTTTCGGATTTGCAGGCCATCGTCCGGCAACTTAAAGAAAAGGGCCTGGGCATACTCATCTCTGATCACAATGTACGGGAAACATTGTCTGTTTGTGACTGGGCCTATATCCTGACCGAAGGAAGGATTCTGGAGGCCGGGGATTCGCAGCATATCGCTGCCAGTGAGGTGGCGCGCAAGATTTATCTGGGCGAACAGTTCACGCTGTGA